From Pseudomonas putida, one genomic window encodes:
- the ahcY gene encoding adenosylhomocysteinase, which yields MSAVNTPAGFTDFKVADISLAAWGRRETIIAESEMPALMGLRRKYLAEQPLKGAKILGCIHMTIQTAVLIETLVALGAEVRWSSCNIFSTQDQAAASIAAAGIPVFAWKGETEEEYEWCLEQTILKDGQPWDANMILDDGGDLTELLHKKYPAVLDRVHGVTEETTTGVHRLLDMLAKGELKVPAINVNDSVTKSKNDNKYGCRHSLNDAIKRGTDHLLSGKQALVIGYGDVGKGSAQSLRQEGMIVKVTEVDPICAMQACMDGFELVSPFIDGINDGTEASIDKALLGKIDLIVTTTGNVNVCDANMLKALKKRAVVCNIGHFDNEIDTAFMRKHWAWEEVKPQVHKIHRTGAGDFDPQNDDYLILLAEGRLVNLGNATGHPSRIMDGSFANQVLAQIFLFEQKFADLSAEKKAERLTVEVLPKKLDEEVALEMVRGFGGVVTKLTQQQADYIGVTVEGPFKPHAYRY from the coding sequence ATGAGCGCTGTAAACACGCCTGCAGGTTTTACCGATTTCAAAGTCGCAGACATCTCCCTGGCCGCCTGGGGTCGTCGCGAAACCATCATCGCCGAATCGGAAATGCCTGCCCTGATGGGCCTGCGTCGCAAATACCTCGCTGAGCAGCCGCTCAAAGGTGCGAAGATTCTGGGCTGCATCCACATGACCATTCAGACTGCCGTGCTGATCGAAACCCTGGTTGCCCTGGGTGCCGAAGTGCGCTGGTCGTCGTGCAACATCTTCTCCACCCAGGACCAGGCCGCTGCCTCCATCGCTGCCGCCGGCATCCCGGTGTTCGCCTGGAAAGGTGAAACCGAGGAAGAGTACGAGTGGTGCCTGGAGCAGACCATCCTTAAGGATGGCCAGCCATGGGACGCCAACATGATCCTCGACGACGGCGGCGACCTGACCGAGCTGCTGCACAAGAAGTATCCGGCCGTGCTGGACCGCGTCCACGGTGTCACCGAAGAAACCACCACCGGCGTGCACCGCCTGCTGGACATGCTGGCCAAAGGCGAGCTGAAGGTCCCGGCCATCAACGTCAACGACTCGGTCACCAAGAGCAAGAACGACAACAAGTATGGCTGCCGTCACAGCCTGAACGATGCCATCAAGCGCGGTACCGACCACCTGCTGTCGGGCAAGCAGGCCCTGGTCATCGGCTACGGTGACGTGGGCAAAGGTTCTGCGCAGTCGCTGCGCCAGGAAGGCATGATCGTCAAGGTCACCGAAGTTGACCCGATCTGTGCCATGCAGGCATGCATGGACGGCTTCGAGCTGGTCTCGCCGTTCATCGACGGTATCAACGACGGCACCGAAGCCAGCATCGACAAGGCCCTGCTGGGCAAGATCGACCTGATCGTCACCACCACCGGTAACGTCAACGTCTGCGACGCCAACATGCTCAAGGCCCTGAAGAAGCGCGCCGTAGTCTGCAATATCGGCCACTTCGACAACGAGATCGACACCGCCTTCATGCGCAAGCACTGGGCATGGGAAGAGGTCAAACCGCAGGTTCACAAGATCCACCGCACCGGTGCTGGCGACTTCGACCCGCAGAACGATGACTACCTGATCCTGCTGGCCGAAGGCCGCCTGGTGAACCTGGGCAATGCCACCGGCCACCCAAGCCGCATCATGGACGGTTCGTTCGCCAACCAGGTACTGGCACAGATCTTCCTGTTCGAGCAGAAGTTCGCTGACCTGTCGGCCGAGAAGAAAGCTGAGCGCCTGACCGTTGAAGTGCTGCCCAAGAAGCTCGACGAAGAAGTGGCCCTGGAAATGGTCCGCGGCTTCGGCGGCGTGGTCACCAAGCTGACCCAGCAGCAGGCCGACTACATCGGCGTGACTGTCGAAGGCCCGTTCAAGCCGCACGCTTACCGCTACTAA
- a CDS encoding acyl-CoA thioesterase: MNFHTRKWVKPEDLNPNGTLFGGSLLRWIDEEAAIYAIVQLGNQRVVTKYMSEINFVSASRQGDIIELGITATEFGRTSITLKCEVRNKITRKSILTVDKMVFVNLGEDGQPAAHGRTEIKYVQDQFPDSAVE; this comes from the coding sequence ATGAACTTTCACACCCGCAAATGGGTAAAACCCGAAGACCTCAACCCCAACGGCACGCTGTTCGGCGGCAGCCTGTTGCGCTGGATCGACGAAGAGGCGGCGATCTATGCCATTGTCCAATTGGGCAACCAGCGCGTGGTGACCAAGTACATGTCGGAGATCAACTTCGTCAGTGCCTCGCGCCAGGGCGACATCATCGAGCTGGGCATCACTGCCACCGAGTTCGGCCGCACCTCGATCACCCTCAAGTGTGAAGTACGCAACAAGATCACCCGCAAGAGCATCCTGACCGTCGACAAGATGGTCTTCGTCAACCTGGGCGAGGATGGCCAGCCGGCGGCCCATGGGCGGACCGAGATCAAGTATGTTCAGGACCAGTTTCCGGACAGCGCCGTAGAGTAA